Proteins encoded together in one Cryptosporangium minutisporangium window:
- a CDS encoding HNH endonuclease signature motif containing protein, with product MSDRGGLARLEALPPGPELFAGLVALGPVARRTADDAGVREVLPDSTDQVLVARLWQKLQGWVDLRLDEAVLQIAGSRIGPDEEDWGREEVAAGLRWSNFAAADRIEVARALNGRCFLTRRALEQGRITYRHAVELVHALEPLDDEAAATVEAALLDTAGSKTPGQLARKARREVAKADPGGADERHRKARKGRRVDFTPLPDGMAELHAILPADQAARARAAIDQFSGRVRCGGDDRTLDQRRADALVALIDIGAHTATRATGRAPDAAGAASQTPGAAGAAGGMSDEQTATLVRTVLAGRRATPPRIALTAPLSTVLGATDLPGDLPGYGPVPASVVRELAADSRWEKWITDPGGVVTDLGHTTYRPTARLAALVRAAYPTCMFPGCSQPSYRCDLDHNVRHIDGGPTSATNLVPLCRRHHRAQDEAGWDLVHHPDTGACTWTSPAGHTYTVAPPDQGEPETAVIPDAWTEPLRPEPALVGGRAPADEDAPPF from the coding sequence ATGAGCGATCGCGGGGGGTTGGCGCGGCTGGAGGCGTTGCCGCCGGGGCCGGAGCTGTTCGCGGGGCTGGTCGCGTTGGGACCGGTGGCGCGGCGGACGGCCGATGACGCGGGGGTGCGGGAGGTCCTGCCCGACTCCACTGACCAGGTGCTGGTCGCGCGGTTGTGGCAGAAGCTCCAGGGCTGGGTCGATCTGCGGCTCGACGAGGCGGTGCTGCAGATCGCCGGATCCCGGATCGGGCCGGACGAGGAGGACTGGGGCCGCGAAGAGGTTGCTGCGGGTCTGCGCTGGTCGAACTTCGCCGCGGCGGACCGAATCGAGGTCGCGCGCGCCCTGAACGGTCGGTGTTTCCTGACCCGCCGTGCGCTGGAGCAGGGCCGGATCACCTACCGGCACGCGGTCGAACTCGTGCACGCCTTGGAGCCGTTGGACGACGAGGCGGCCGCCACGGTGGAGGCTGCTCTGTTGGACACAGCGGGCTCGAAGACCCCGGGGCAGCTGGCGCGGAAGGCCCGCAGAGAGGTCGCCAAAGCGGATCCGGGAGGCGCGGACGAACGACACCGGAAGGCCCGCAAGGGACGGCGCGTGGACTTCACGCCGTTGCCCGACGGCATGGCTGAGCTCCACGCGATCTTGCCCGCCGATCAGGCTGCGCGGGCTCGCGCCGCGATCGACCAGTTCTCCGGCCGCGTCCGGTGCGGCGGTGACGATCGCACCCTCGACCAGCGCCGCGCCGACGCGCTCGTCGCTCTGATCGACATCGGCGCCCACACCGCAACCCGCGCGACCGGCCGGGCCCCGGACGCGGCCGGCGCCGCGAGCCAGACCCCGGGCGCGGCCGGCGCCGCCGGTGGGATGTCGGACGAGCAGACCGCAACGCTGGTCCGCACGGTGCTGGCCGGCCGACGCGCCACGCCGCCGCGGATCGCTCTGACCGCGCCCCTCTCCACGGTGCTGGGCGCCACCGACCTGCCCGGAGACCTCCCCGGCTACGGCCCCGTCCCCGCCTCGGTCGTGCGGGAACTGGCCGCCGACAGCCGCTGGGAGAAATGGATCACCGATCCCGGCGGCGTGGTCACCGACCTCGGCCACACGACCTACCGGCCCACCGCGCGGCTCGCCGCTCTCGTCCGGGCTGCCTACCCCACCTGCATGTTCCCTGGCTGCTCCCAGCCGTCCTACCGATGCGATCTGGACCACAACGTCCGCCACATCGACGGTGGCCCCACCAGCGCGACCAATCTCGTGCCGCTCTGCCGACGCCATCACCGCGCGCAGGACGAAGCCGGCTGGGACCTCGTCCACCACCCCGACACCGGCGCCTGCACCTGGACGAGCCCGGCCGGCCACACCTACACCGTGGCGCCTCCGGATCAGGGCGAGCCGGAAACCGCCGTGATTCCGGACGCCTGGACCGAGCCGCTCCGTCCGGAGCCGGCCTTGGTGGGTGGGCGCGCCCCGGCCGACGAGGACGCACCACCCTTCTGA
- a CDS encoding ADP-ribosylglycohydrolase family protein produces MGVTPRDRAVGALVGLALGDALGMPTQNLPRDVVRDRYGEVLADLHPGPDDNPISRGLPAGRVTDDTDQAVILGELFVAGRGQVDPLAFADRLLRWEERMRASGSADLLGPSTRRALTLIGEGVSPDETGRWGDTNGAAMRIAPIGVGVPVEPLSRLVDAVEQAGRVTHHTGVAIAGAAAVAAGVSAGIDGHPLTESLRRAIDAARLGADRGSYVAGADVAARIAWALELVAGRSPADALEVVHRLVGTGLATQEAVPAALAVAALFPDDLWDACRHAASLGGDCDTVAAMTGAVVGAHTGAGGVPVLDQLSAANPELELSALADRLLAVRGAADRPAERTDWPRETDRPSDSAGLADRSSGY; encoded by the coding sequence ATGGGTGTGACGCCACGCGACCGAGCGGTCGGGGCACTCGTGGGCCTGGCGCTGGGCGACGCGCTCGGGATGCCGACCCAGAACCTGCCCCGGGACGTCGTCCGCGACCGCTACGGCGAGGTGCTCGCCGACCTGCACCCCGGGCCGGACGACAACCCGATCAGCCGCGGCCTGCCCGCCGGGCGGGTCACCGACGACACCGACCAGGCGGTGATCCTCGGCGAACTCTTCGTCGCGGGCCGCGGCCAGGTCGATCCGCTGGCGTTCGCCGACCGCCTGCTGCGGTGGGAAGAGCGGATGCGGGCGAGCGGCTCGGCGGATCTGCTCGGCCCGTCGACCCGCCGGGCCCTGACGCTGATCGGCGAGGGCGTGTCCCCGGACGAGACCGGGCGCTGGGGTGACACGAACGGCGCCGCGATGCGGATCGCGCCGATCGGCGTCGGTGTGCCGGTCGAGCCGCTGTCCCGCCTGGTGGATGCCGTCGAGCAGGCCGGGCGGGTCACCCACCACACCGGCGTCGCGATCGCGGGCGCCGCGGCGGTCGCGGCGGGGGTCAGCGCGGGGATCGATGGGCATCCGCTGACCGAGTCGCTGCGGCGGGCGATCGACGCCGCCCGGCTCGGTGCGGACCGCGGCTCCTACGTCGCGGGTGCGGACGTCGCGGCCCGGATCGCCTGGGCGTTGGAGCTGGTCGCCGGGCGGTCACCGGCGGACGCGCTGGAGGTCGTCCACCGGCTGGTCGGCACCGGCCTCGCCACCCAGGAGGCGGTCCCGGCGGCGCTGGCCGTCGCCGCGCTCTTCCCCGACGACCTGTGGGACGCCTGCCGCCACGCCGCGAGCCTGGGCGGCGACTGCGACACGGTGGCGGCGATGACCGGCGCGGTGGTCGGCGCCCACACCGGCGCCGGCGGGGTACCGGTGCTCGACCAGCTCTCCGCGGCCAACCCCGAACTGGAGCTGTCCGCCCTCGCCGATCGCCTGCTCGCGGTTCGCGGCGCGGCAGACCGACCGGCCGAGCGGACCGATTGGCCTAGGGAAACCGACCGGCCCAGCGATTCGGCCGGCCTAGCGGACCGGTCGTCGGGGTATTAA
- a CDS encoding alpha/beta hydrolase, with amino-acid sequence MPDYPSGVVTTVHDGPWGRLRCRSLGAPRPGTPHVVLVQGLSVADYLLPGLAGFTSWTRAHLLELPGYEGRGGRLPVPGFGRAVAEWLDAQQLGTVVLGGHSSGTQVAAAAAVGRTDVAYALLVSPIVEPGARSVLRLGARWLRDGRQETSGLLSWQAPEWWRAGPRRLAHLIRVHLRYRIENPLARLDVPALVLRGSDDRLCSPGWCRRLAALTPGGEYVEVPGAHSFFWDDPDAWSEPVRRAALSVRK; translated from the coding sequence ATGCCGGACTATCCCTCGGGTGTGGTGACGACCGTCCACGACGGGCCGTGGGGACGGCTGCGCTGCCGCTCGCTCGGCGCCCCGCGGCCGGGCACCCCGCACGTCGTACTGGTGCAGGGCCTCTCGGTCGCCGACTACCTCCTGCCCGGGCTCGCGGGCTTCACCAGCTGGACCCGCGCCCACCTGCTCGAACTGCCCGGCTACGAGGGCAGGGGAGGGAGGCTCCCGGTGCCCGGGTTCGGCCGCGCCGTCGCCGAGTGGCTCGACGCGCAGCAGCTCGGCACCGTCGTCCTCGGCGGACACTCCAGCGGAACGCAGGTCGCCGCAGCGGCTGCCGTCGGACGCACCGACGTGGCGTACGCGCTGCTGGTAAGCCCGATCGTCGAACCGGGTGCCCGCAGCGTGCTGCGCCTCGGCGCGCGGTGGCTGCGGGACGGCAGGCAGGAGACGTCCGGCCTGCTCTCCTGGCAGGCCCCCGAGTGGTGGCGGGCCGGCCCGCGGCGGCTCGCCCACCTCATCCGCGTGCACCTGCGCTACCGGATCGAGAACCCGCTGGCCCGGCTCGACGTCCCGGCGCTGGTGCTCCGCGGCAGCGACGACCGGCTCTGCTCGCCCGGCTGGTGCCGTCGGCTCGCCGCACTGACCCCGGGCGGCGAGTACGTCGAGGTTCCGGGCGCCCACTCGTTCTTCTGGGACGACCCGGACGCGTGGTCGGAGCCGGTACGCCGGGCCGCGCTGAGCGTCAGAAAATAA
- a CDS encoding TIGR03668 family PPOX class F420-dependent oxidoreductase: MQLSESEARRRLTDARVVRLATADADGVPHLVPATFAVHADSIVIAVDAKPKRHQRLKRLENVAVNPRVCVLADRYDDDWAQLWWVRADGVARIFTGAAGREPIDRLVAKYPQYQAQRPDGPVIDVQVTRWSGWSFQ; this comes from the coding sequence ATGCAACTCTCCGAAAGCGAGGCCCGCCGTCGGCTGACCGACGCGCGGGTGGTCCGGCTGGCCACGGCGGACGCCGACGGGGTGCCCCATCTCGTCCCGGCGACGTTCGCGGTGCACGCCGACTCGATCGTGATCGCGGTCGACGCCAAACCCAAGCGGCACCAGCGCCTGAAGCGGCTGGAGAACGTGGCGGTGAACCCCCGGGTCTGTGTGCTCGCCGACCGGTACGACGACGATTGGGCGCAGCTGTGGTGGGTCCGCGCGGACGGCGTCGCCCGGATCTTCACCGGCGCGGCCGGACGCGAACCGATCGACCGACTCGTCGCCAAGTACCCGCAGTACCAGGCGCAGCGCCCGGACGGTCCGGTGATCGACGTGCAGGTCACCCGCTGGAGCGGCTGGTCGTTCCAGTAA
- the secA2 gene encoding accessory Sec system translocase SecA2 codes for MSTTGMTSGWRGWLSGAVARLRNEPGTTDLTRLQPLVTAATARRDEIAALDDDELRAAATELRTGTELDDAALAEFCAVAREVGRRVWDLDAFDTQLLAVVNMLRGRVVDMATGEGKTLVGVLVAAAFGCGGRRVHLLSVNDYLARRDARWSQEFFDWFGLTVSDVTSELTDDERRIAYQADVVYAPVHEVGFDLLRDRQRTAPAERVLSEQGLGARDVAIIDEIDAVLLDEALVPLVLAGDAGTIDVSRELARHVRRLRPDRHYEVDDDRRNATFTDAGLASVEDHLGVDNLFRPEHVALLTTANLALHAEVLVERDVDYLVRDGRVEIISTSRGRTVDRQRWPDGLQTAVEVKEDLDISPAGEVRDQILIRALVTGYPTVTGMSGSAREAAAQMAEFYDLQIGVVPPATPCVRVDEPDRLYADAAYRDDALLGFLAEVHGTGQPLLIGTRDVATSEAWSARLEAAGIDHVVLNARNDHAEAQIIADAGRRGAVTLSTQMAGRGVDIRLGGTQADTRPELADEVRELGGLCVVGIERYDSARLDRQLRGRSGRQGDPGRSVFFTSLEDEVVTEHAPGGPAVRTLDADGLVLDRAVLRNVEHAQRVAAGKLDQIHRKTVRYNEIVENQRTATLQWRDDILEATTLDDLAEWLTPEARERLDEYETEHGAAHAVAAPVLLFHLDQAWAEHLATLAGLREGIHLRILGRETPLDQFNAVSVKAFGSLRVHIREAAAETLTTAKLTTEGVDLADAGLRRPTSTWTYLIADTPFQDAEDGFFAALVRR; via the coding sequence GTGAGCACGACAGGGATGACGTCCGGATGGCGCGGCTGGCTGAGCGGCGCCGTGGCCCGCCTCCGGAACGAACCGGGCACCACCGACCTGACCCGGCTCCAGCCGTTGGTCACCGCCGCGACCGCGCGCCGCGACGAGATCGCCGCACTCGACGACGACGAGCTGCGCGCCGCCGCGACCGAGCTACGTACCGGCACGGAGCTCGACGACGCGGCGCTGGCGGAGTTCTGCGCGGTCGCCCGGGAGGTCGGCCGCCGGGTCTGGGACCTGGACGCGTTCGACACCCAGCTGCTCGCGGTCGTGAACATGCTGCGCGGCCGGGTCGTCGACATGGCCACCGGCGAGGGCAAGACCCTCGTCGGTGTCCTGGTCGCCGCCGCGTTCGGATGCGGCGGGCGCCGGGTCCACCTCCTGTCGGTCAACGACTACCTCGCCCGCCGGGACGCCCGCTGGTCGCAGGAGTTCTTCGACTGGTTCGGGCTGACCGTCAGCGACGTGACGTCCGAGCTCACCGACGACGAGCGCCGCATCGCCTACCAGGCCGACGTGGTCTACGCGCCGGTGCACGAGGTCGGCTTCGACCTGCTGCGCGACCGCCAGCGCACCGCGCCCGCCGAGCGGGTGCTGAGCGAGCAGGGACTGGGCGCCAGGGACGTCGCGATCATCGACGAGATCGACGCGGTCCTCCTCGACGAAGCCCTGGTTCCGCTGGTGCTGGCCGGCGACGCCGGCACGATCGACGTCTCCCGGGAGCTCGCCCGCCACGTGCGCCGTCTGCGCCCCGACCGCCACTACGAGGTGGACGATGACCGGCGCAACGCCACGTTCACCGACGCCGGGCTGGCCAGCGTCGAGGACCACCTCGGGGTGGACAACCTGTTCCGGCCCGAACACGTCGCCCTGCTCACCACGGCGAACCTCGCGCTCCACGCCGAGGTACTCGTCGAGCGCGACGTCGACTACCTGGTGCGCGACGGCCGCGTCGAGATCATCAGCACCTCGCGCGGCCGCACCGTCGACCGCCAGCGCTGGCCGGACGGGCTGCAGACCGCGGTCGAGGTGAAAGAGGACCTGGACATCTCGCCGGCCGGCGAGGTCCGCGACCAGATACTGATCCGGGCGCTGGTCACCGGCTACCCCACCGTCACCGGGATGAGCGGCAGCGCCCGCGAGGCCGCCGCCCAGATGGCCGAGTTCTACGACCTGCAGATCGGCGTCGTCCCCCCGGCGACGCCCTGCGTCCGCGTCGACGAACCCGACCGGCTCTACGCCGACGCCGCCTACCGGGACGACGCCCTGCTCGGATTCCTCGCCGAGGTGCACGGCACCGGCCAGCCGCTGCTGATCGGCACGCGGGACGTCGCCACCTCCGAGGCGTGGAGCGCCCGGCTGGAGGCCGCCGGGATCGACCACGTCGTCCTCAACGCCCGCAACGACCACGCCGAGGCCCAGATCATCGCCGACGCCGGCCGCCGCGGCGCGGTGACGCTCTCCACCCAGATGGCCGGGCGCGGCGTCGACATCCGCCTCGGCGGCACCCAGGCCGACACCCGCCCGGAGCTCGCCGACGAGGTCCGGGAGCTCGGCGGGCTGTGCGTCGTCGGCATCGAGCGGTACGACTCGGCGCGCCTCGACCGTCAGCTCCGCGGCCGCTCCGGACGGCAGGGCGACCCCGGCCGGTCGGTGTTCTTCACCAGCTTGGAGGACGAGGTCGTCACCGAGCACGCGCCCGGCGGGCCGGCGGTCCGCACGCTCGACGCCGACGGCCTGGTCCTCGACCGGGCGGTGCTCCGGAACGTCGAGCACGCCCAGCGCGTCGCGGCCGGGAAGCTCGACCAGATCCATCGCAAGACCGTCCGGTACAACGAGATCGTCGAGAACCAACGCACGGCGACCCTGCAGTGGCGGGACGACATCCTCGAGGCCACCACGCTCGACGACCTGGCCGAGTGGCTCACCCCCGAGGCCCGCGAGCGCCTCGACGAGTACGAGACCGAACACGGTGCCGCGCACGCGGTCGCGGCTCCCGTGCTGCTGTTCCACCTCGACCAGGCCTGGGCCGAACACCTCGCCACGCTCGCGGGTCTCCGCGAGGGAATCCACCTACGTATCCTGGGCCGGGAAACCCCGCTGGACCAGTTCAACGCGGTCTCCGTCAAGGCGTTCGGATCGCTACGGGTGCACATCCGCGAGGCGGCCGCGGAGACGCTGACGACGGCGAAGCTCACCACGGAGGGCGTCGACCTCGCGGACGCCGGGCTGCGGCGGCCGACGTCGACCTGGACCTACCTGATCGCCGACACGCCGTTCCAGGACGCGGAGGACGGCTTCTTCGCCGCGCTCGTCCGCCGCTGA
- a CDS encoding MFS transporter, with translation MIRKLGGKRTGALVALCLAQLLLIVDVVVVTVALPTIQADLAVPTGYLPLTSVAYTVPFGALLIVAGRVGDLVGHRRVIVVGLALFVAASLLCGVSAEPWQLFAARALQGVGAALVSPNALTALLRVFDDEKGRGRALGLWASVASAGAIAGQLLGGVLTDLAGWRSIFLINVPLGIVALLVLRKALPALPGSGAERPAVPNALLLVTVVGGGSLVLARANGGWTGGLTAAVVVLVLLAAALGMAEVRSRRPLLEPGVLRQRGVVVGNTVLALNVATVTTALYVTSLVLQNELGFSALQTGLAFAPITAIVLLVSPKAGAAVATVGARPLLIGAGVTTTAGVALLTAFAEHGYLAGVLPGLALVALGSGLGYAPMFALATSVDDRLQGAASGLVTTVQELGAAIGLAALTTAGLALATSGDAGSATYLVATIASLLATLVAFAARPTRAAETVSPPEREPAT, from the coding sequence GTGATACGGAAACTCGGAGGCAAGCGGACCGGCGCGCTCGTGGCGCTGTGTCTGGCCCAATTACTGCTGATCGTGGACGTCGTCGTCGTCACCGTGGCACTGCCGACGATCCAGGCCGACCTGGCTGTGCCGACCGGCTACCTGCCGCTCACGTCGGTCGCTTACACGGTCCCGTTCGGAGCGCTGCTGATCGTCGCCGGACGCGTCGGCGACCTCGTCGGCCACCGGCGGGTGATCGTCGTCGGGCTCGCCCTGTTCGTCGCCGCGTCGCTGCTTTGCGGGGTGTCCGCCGAACCGTGGCAGCTGTTCGCCGCCCGGGCGCTGCAGGGCGTCGGCGCCGCGCTGGTCTCCCCCAACGCGCTCACCGCGCTCCTCCGCGTGTTCGACGACGAGAAAGGACGCGGCCGGGCACTCGGCCTCTGGGCGTCGGTGGCGTCGGCCGGCGCGATCGCCGGGCAGTTGCTCGGCGGCGTGCTCACCGACCTCGCCGGCTGGCGCTCGATCTTCCTGATCAACGTTCCGCTCGGGATCGTCGCGCTGCTCGTGCTGCGCAAAGCGCTGCCGGCCCTGCCCGGCTCCGGCGCCGAACGCCCCGCGGTGCCGAACGCGCTGCTGCTGGTCACCGTCGTCGGCGGTGGCAGCCTGGTGCTCGCGCGCGCCAACGGCGGGTGGACCGGCGGGCTCACCGCGGCGGTCGTCGTCCTGGTCCTGCTCGCCGCCGCGCTCGGGATGGCCGAAGTCCGCAGCCGGCGGCCGCTGCTGGAGCCGGGTGTGCTGCGCCAGCGGGGCGTCGTGGTCGGCAACACCGTGCTCGCGCTCAACGTCGCCACGGTCACCACCGCCCTCTACGTGACCTCGCTGGTACTGCAGAACGAGCTGGGGTTCAGCGCGCTGCAGACCGGGCTGGCGTTCGCCCCGATCACCGCGATCGTGTTGCTGGTGAGCCCCAAGGCCGGTGCCGCGGTGGCGACGGTCGGGGCCCGGCCGCTGCTGATCGGCGCCGGCGTCACGACGACCGCCGGGGTCGCGCTGCTGACCGCGTTCGCCGAGCACGGCTACCTCGCCGGTGTGCTGCCTGGCCTCGCGCTCGTGGCGCTCGGCAGCGGACTCGGGTACGCGCCGATGTTCGCGCTGGCCACCAGCGTCGACGACCGGCTCCAAGGGGCCGCGTCCGGGCTGGTCACCACCGTGCAGGAGCTCGGGGCCGCGATCGGGCTCGCGGCGCTCACCACGGCTGGTCTGGCGCTCGCCACCTCCGGCGACGCGGGCTCGGCCACCTACCTCGTCGCCACGATCGCGTCCCTCCTCGCCACGCTCGTCGCGTTCGCGGCCCGGCCGACCCGGGCCGCCGAGACGGTCTCGCCGCCAGAACGTGAACCGGCGACATAA
- a CDS encoding TetR/AcrR family transcriptional regulator, with translation MARPRKVSDDELLQATARAIGRYGPQFTLAHVAAEAVVATGTAAARIGSKRDLLRWMASTAAAGMLAEVAAAAEAAADPTDAVRAATVSGIEGIDDPGTAMNHLAQLGSELADPELRAEIAAMWNAYRLALEDLIAKADLPGAPPPAEAARLLAALVHGTQVLWAVEPRGALRDELLAHVDTVLGTWRAPR, from the coding sequence GTGGCCCGGCCCCGCAAGGTTTCCGACGACGAGCTGCTGCAAGCCACGGCGCGTGCGATCGGCCGGTACGGGCCACAGTTCACGCTCGCCCACGTCGCCGCCGAGGCAGTCGTCGCCACCGGCACCGCGGCAGCCCGCATCGGCTCCAAGCGCGACCTGCTGCGCTGGATGGCGTCGACGGCGGCGGCGGGGATGCTCGCCGAGGTGGCCGCGGCCGCGGAGGCGGCCGCCGACCCCACCGACGCGGTCCGGGCGGCCACCGTCAGCGGCATCGAGGGGATCGACGACCCGGGCACGGCGATGAACCACCTGGCCCAGCTCGGGTCCGAGCTGGCGGACCCCGAACTCCGCGCCGAGATCGCCGCGATGTGGAACGCCTACCGGCTCGCGCTGGAGGACCTGATCGCGAAGGCCGACCTGCCCGGCGCGCCGCCGCCCGCCGAGGCCGCACGCCTGCTGGCCGCCCTCGTGCACGGCACCCAGGTGCTGTGGGCGGTCGAGCCGCGCGGTGCGCTACGCGACGAGTTGCTGGCCCACGTCGACACGGTGCTGGGGACCTGGCGGGCGCCGCGGTGA
- a CDS encoding right-handed parallel beta-helix repeat-containing protein, which produces MTARHRRPSPWRRARAGRQAPAAVLAVLLVSGLVATLPDGPAPRSRPAPGPAENPLMAEGPPVLPEPGSGRSPAPSRADGPPCPTGQRVAASPVRAPLTVGPRGRFRTIQAAVDAATAGDTIEIAGGTYREVVTIRRSGRPGAPLTVRARAGERVTLDGRGALPATSGSARGLITLDGRQYVRLSGLTVTNSRRHGIYAGFASHVVVENSEVSYAADGGILIGDGSDVVLTCNRVHHNNAAARTGNIGAAANEGITLFNVRDFTIAYNRVYANDEEGIDVKNGTRGGAIHHNDVYGNNGPNVYVDGASDVRIHSNRIYGARGPTKAGIGLAVESGGTARGVDIYNNVIYGNPGGGVDFWIGHYADVQVFHNTIYRNGRAAIRAIGGAASDSAARGNIAYGNPLPRVPGFVLESNLTADPKFVDLTRGDVRLRRGSAAIDAGSRKTAPATDITGAARPAGVAPDLGAYEFR; this is translated from the coding sequence GTGACGGCCCGCCACCGCCGTCCGTCGCCCTGGCGGCGTGCCCGCGCCGGACGTCAGGCGCCTGCCGCCGTGCTGGCCGTGTTGCTCGTGTCCGGCCTGGTCGCCACGCTGCCCGACGGACCCGCCCCACGGTCCCGGCCGGCGCCCGGTCCGGCGGAGAATCCGCTGATGGCGGAGGGGCCGCCGGTGCTGCCCGAGCCCGGCAGCGGGCGCTCCCCGGCACCGAGCCGCGCCGACGGGCCGCCCTGCCCGACCGGGCAGCGGGTTGCTGCGTCTCCGGTCCGGGCGCCGCTGACCGTCGGCCCCCGCGGGCGGTTCCGGACGATCCAGGCCGCGGTCGACGCAGCCACCGCCGGCGACACGATCGAGATAGCCGGCGGCACCTACCGCGAGGTCGTGACGATCCGGCGGAGCGGCCGCCCCGGCGCCCCGCTCACCGTGCGCGCCCGAGCCGGGGAGCGGGTCACGCTCGACGGCCGGGGTGCGCTCCCCGCGACGTCCGGCTCGGCGCGTGGCCTGATCACGCTCGACGGGCGGCAGTACGTCCGGCTCTCCGGCCTCACCGTCACCAACTCCCGCCGGCACGGCATCTACGCGGGCTTCGCGAGCCACGTCGTCGTCGAGAACAGCGAGGTGTCGTACGCCGCCGACGGCGGCATCCTGATCGGGGACGGCTCCGACGTGGTGCTCACCTGCAACCGCGTCCACCACAACAACGCCGCCGCCCGAACCGGGAACATCGGCGCCGCCGCGAACGAGGGCATCACGCTCTTCAACGTCCGGGACTTCACGATCGCGTACAACCGGGTCTACGCGAACGACGAGGAGGGCATCGACGTCAAGAACGGCACCCGGGGCGGGGCGATCCACCACAACGACGTGTACGGCAACAACGGGCCGAACGTCTACGTCGACGGGGCGAGCGACGTCCGGATCCACAGCAATCGGATCTACGGCGCCCGCGGGCCCACCAAGGCCGGTATCGGGCTCGCGGTCGAGTCCGGCGGCACCGCCCGCGGCGTCGACATCTACAACAACGTCATCTACGGCAACCCCGGCGGCGGCGTCGACTTCTGGATCGGCCACTACGCGGACGTCCAGGTGTTCCACAACACGATCTACCGCAACGGGCGGGCGGCGATCCGGGCGATCGGCGGCGCGGCCAGCGACTCGGCGGCCCGCGGCAACATCGCTTACGGCAACCCGCTGCCCCGCGTCCCGGGTTTCGTTCTGGAGAGCAATCTCACGGCCGACCCGAAGTTCGTCGACCTGACCCGCGGTGACGTCCGGCTGCGGCGCGGGTCGGCAGCGATCGACGCGGGGTCGCGGAAGACCGCGCCCGCCACCGACATCACCGGCGCCGCGCGCCCGGCCGGAGTCGCACCGGACCTCGGGGCCTACGAATTCCGCTGA